A window of the Listeria swaminathanii genome harbors these coding sequences:
- a CDS encoding flagellar hook-associated protein 3, which produces MRISTNQQANSIINQLNNVSGNLAKYQLQVSSGKKYESMSENPGATAQILSYNHVLSQLNREKTDVTEAKSLLNTAETSLSSMSTSMNRVNALVLQAINGTSDKNNMSQSAEEIKGLLDVLVSVANAEDDGRYVFSGSSTSVKPFTTDKTTGEIIYNGTTENKNFRVTDTLEVEVFHDGSVMTDVFNNIQKIVDAMKSGDKDALSALQETNSQNIEIITNSMTNIGGQKNGVSAYDNVLSSKITDFAERKSNVEEVNMPEAVSNLNKTSIAYQAALQSSVMVQKLSILNYM; this is translated from the coding sequence TCAATAATTAACCAGTTGAACAATGTCTCGGGAAATCTAGCTAAATACCAACTGCAAGTATCTTCTGGGAAAAAGTACGAATCTATGAGCGAGAACCCTGGTGCAACAGCGCAAATTTTATCCTATAATCATGTGCTAAGCCAGTTAAATCGAGAAAAAACAGACGTAACCGAAGCGAAATCGTTGCTTAATACGGCGGAAACTTCTCTTTCGTCCATGTCGACATCGATGAACCGAGTAAACGCCTTAGTGCTTCAAGCAATCAATGGAACGAGCGATAAAAACAATATGTCACAGTCAGCTGAAGAAATTAAAGGTTTACTGGACGTTCTTGTTTCTGTTGCTAACGCAGAAGACGATGGCAGATACGTTTTTAGTGGCTCAAGTACAAGTGTGAAGCCATTTACAACAGATAAAACGACCGGTGAAATCATCTATAACGGTACAACTGAAAATAAAAATTTCCGTGTAACAGATACGCTAGAAGTAGAAGTTTTCCATGATGGTAGCGTGATGACGGACGTTTTTAACAACATTCAAAAAATCGTCGACGCGATGAAAAGTGGCGATAAGGACGCTTTGTCTGCCTTACAAGAAACCAACAGCCAAAACATCGAAATTATCACGAATTCCATGACCAATATCGGTGGACAAAAAAATGGTGTTTCCGCTTACGATAACGTACTTTCTAGCAAAATAACCGACTTTGCAGAGCGGAAATCCAATGTCGAAGAAGTCAATATGCCAGAAGCCGTAAGTAATTTAAATAAAACATCGATCGCATACCAAGCCGCACTACAATCCAGTGTGATGGTACAAAAATTAAGCATCCTAAATTATATGTGA
- a CDS encoding flagellar hook-associated protein 2, translating into MGSSIASSLMDPTQYYSQFISLQKASLEKAKTPYQNQISSYQSRIDLYASLKNALSESLKTMSSFTTYESKTKLATSSNETSFTVSSTSSSVNGSYSIEVQNLATADTYNKAVPDIEAKIGVSGTIKINGKEIKIDADSSMKNVMNSINSAGAKVNIYTLGENMVVTAATTGVENSIKFEGDSAVLDALGLVQNSPDHLAAEDAKLRINGANVTSPTNKVTNYIPGVTINLKKETTGAEKLTIQDQSDEKAASMITSFVNTYNALTSTMKTYTGKGTILQASAADLEANRALNNVFQHKKDGNTLFDFGISVDKEGVLKVDETAMKKMVAEDPTAVERFFFGIGGIGDELYQSLNKTFGSTGFISDETTSMTNEINKLTLKLTDITSRNNTLLTNITDQYNKWLEMMQAMQSDAMTLDALIDGMNSSNK; encoded by the coding sequence GTGGGAAGTTCGATTGCAAGCAGTTTAATGGACCCAACGCAATATTATTCGCAATTTATCAGTCTTCAAAAAGCCAGTTTAGAAAAGGCAAAAACGCCATATCAAAACCAAATTTCCAGCTATCAATCACGTATTGACCTGTATGCCAGTTTGAAAAACGCGTTATCTGAATCGCTGAAAACGATGAGTTCTTTCACTACCTACGAAAGTAAGACGAAACTCGCGACCTCTTCGAATGAAACAAGTTTTACCGTGTCCTCGACGAGTAGTTCCGTCAACGGTAGCTATTCCATCGAAGTGCAAAACCTGGCAACTGCAGATACTTACAACAAAGCTGTACCTGATATCGAGGCGAAAATCGGCGTTAGTGGTACTATCAAAATCAACGGCAAGGAAATCAAAATCGATGCAGACAGCTCGATGAAAAACGTGATGAATTCGATTAATAGCGCCGGCGCAAAAGTAAATATTTATACGCTAGGCGAAAATATGGTCGTAACTGCTGCAACCACTGGTGTCGAAAATAGTATTAAATTTGAAGGTGACTCGGCTGTCCTTGATGCACTTGGTTTAGTCCAAAATTCACCCGACCATTTAGCCGCAGAAGATGCCAAACTCCGCATCAATGGAGCAAACGTAACAAGCCCAACCAACAAAGTAACCAACTACATCCCAGGCGTGACAATCAACCTGAAAAAAGAAACTACTGGCGCTGAAAAACTAACTATCCAAGATCAAAGTGATGAAAAAGCAGCCAGCATGATTACTAGTTTTGTAAATACATACAACGCGCTAACAAGCACAATGAAAACCTACACGGGAAAAGGAACCATTTTACAAGCATCTGCTGCCGACCTTGAAGCAAATCGTGCGCTAAACAACGTATTTCAACATAAAAAAGACGGAAATACATTATTCGATTTTGGCATAAGCGTTGATAAAGAAGGCGTGTTAAAAGTAGATGAAACCGCCATGAAAAAAATGGTAGCTGAAGACCCAACCGCCGTAGAAAGATTTTTCTTTGGCATTGGTGGAATCGGCGACGAACTATATCAATCTTTGAACAAAACATTTGGCTCGACTGGCTTTATCAGTGATGAAACGACCTCGATGACGAATGAAATCAATAAATTAACTCTAAAGCTAACTGATATTACTAGTCGGAACAACACACTTCTAACAAATATTACCGACCAGTACAACAAATGGCTCGAAATGATGCAAGCGATGCAAAGCGACGCCATGACGCTTGATGCTCTAATCGATGGCATGAACAGTTCTAATAAATAA
- a CDS encoding flagellar export chaperone FliS: protein MQAWKRYTQNELNTSNPIKNTIYIYERCIIEFKKLDKALAQLHFSEADLILDKMEKIFEELKLQLNPEAGQELYDNIFGLYEWISEQIRQMQLLKQPVNIDTIIHVITQLKEGYEGVMKHESSKDTFG, encoded by the coding sequence ATGCAAGCTTGGAAACGATACACCCAAAATGAATTAAACACGAGCAACCCCATTAAAAACACCATTTATATATACGAACGCTGTATTATTGAATTTAAAAAATTAGACAAAGCACTCGCACAACTACATTTTTCGGAAGCAGATCTTATTCTCGATAAAATGGAAAAAATCTTTGAAGAACTAAAATTACAACTAAATCCAGAAGCCGGACAAGAATTATACGACAATATTTTCGGCTTATACGAGTGGATTTCCGAACAAATTCGTCAAATGCAATTACTCAAACAACCAGTAAATATTGATACCATCATTCACGTCATCACGCAGCTCAAAGAAGGCTACGAGGGAGTGATGAAACATGAATCAAGCAAAGACACATTTGGCTGA
- the flgB gene encoding flagellar basal body rod protein FlgB, whose product MENYTTHIGNYLNYLQTANQVVSSNIANANTPNFKASEASFEESFGASLRASGQSSTESTGNLTKTNTKHLAGTNTDETNAKITTKSGSINEDGNNVNVTSEMISLTKNNQMYALAISALNYNSSINTAARGK is encoded by the coding sequence GTGGAAAATTATACCACGCATATTGGCAATTACTTGAATTATCTCCAAACGGCCAACCAAGTAGTTTCGAGTAATATCGCGAATGCCAATACGCCGAATTTTAAAGCAAGTGAAGCGAGTTTTGAGGAATCATTCGGCGCGAGCTTGCGAGCATCTGGTCAAAGTAGCACCGAGTCTACCGGAAACTTAACGAAAACAAACACGAAACATTTAGCCGGAACAAATACGGACGAAACAAACGCGAAAATCACCACCAAAAGCGGCTCCATCAACGAAGACGGCAACAATGTCAACGTCACTTCTGAAATGATCAGCTTAACTAAAAATAATCAAATGTACGCGCTCGCTATCAGTGCACTCAACTATAACTCATCCATCAACACAGCAGCCCGTGGAAAGTAA
- the flgC gene encoding flagellar basal body rod protein FlgC — protein MFEGINTSGSALNAAKQWMEVSSNNIANADSSAAPGETPFLRKRVVLSEITPFETALTGTKGVKVSEISSDTGSVKRVYDPTHPNANEAGYVNYANVDMTAEMTNLMVGQKMYAANTSALQANEKMMEKDLEIGRV, from the coding sequence ATGTTTGAAGGAATAAACACAAGCGGCTCCGCGTTAAATGCTGCGAAACAATGGATGGAAGTGAGCTCCAATAATATTGCGAATGCTGATTCAAGCGCCGCGCCTGGCGAAACACCTTTCCTCAGAAAACGCGTCGTACTATCCGAAATTACGCCATTCGAAACAGCTCTAACAGGAACAAAAGGCGTCAAAGTAAGCGAAATCTCAAGCGACACCGGAAGCGTCAAGCGTGTCTATGATCCAACCCATCCAAATGCCAATGAAGCAGGTTACGTCAACTATGCAAATGTGGATATGACAGCGGAAATGACCAATTTGATGGTAGGACAAAAAATGTACGCGGCAAACACTTCAGCCTTACAAGCGAACGAAAAAATGATGGAAAAAGATTTAGAAATAGGCAGAGTATAA
- the fliE gene encoding flagellar hook-basal body complex protein FliE, giving the protein MAIESINAASVLPKVTLGETAKTDNAAGAGNTFTQMLDSMSDTQSNAQNSVSSLLTTGEGNASDVLIQMKKAESEMKTAAVIRDNVIESYKQLLNMQV; this is encoded by the coding sequence ATGGCAATTGAAAGTATTAATGCAGCAAGCGTCTTGCCCAAAGTAACGCTTGGTGAAACCGCGAAAACAGACAATGCGGCAGGTGCCGGAAATACCTTCACGCAAATGCTGGATAGTATGAGTGATACACAATCAAACGCGCAAAATTCCGTTTCAAGCCTTTTAACAACAGGAGAAGGAAACGCAAGCGACGTACTCATTCAAATGAAAAAAGCAGAGTCAGAAATGAAAACTGCTGCGGTCATTCGTGATAATGTAATCGAAAGCTACAAACAGCTTTTAAATATGCAAGTGTAG
- the fliF gene encoding flagellar basal-body MS-ring/collar protein FliF — translation MAKIKTMYSKLKNWHKGAILVGLFVVVTVLLLYMNTPKTEVTLYKNLSETSQQQVTDQLAKMGVDYTVDKSGNILVDEKVETLVRDKFADLGIPYTGQDGNDILLNSSLGASEEDKKMQEKVGTKVNLEKEIVQSYGTTVDSASVQLTLPESSSIFEEASQKGTAAVTLKTKNNQTLTSEQVLGIQRTVSAAVPNVASEDVAIIDTKNGVISEADTSKEEGSSAYKNEVDIQNAIGKNVKTDIEGTLSSIFALDNFRVNTNVTVNFDEIKQNTEHYPSDGKVRSNQKDTSTDTSKGSANTTESGTASNADVPNYTEQNGDDTNTYTSEKSSETTNYELDSTIQEIKKHPALAKTNVVVWVDQNALNKNGVDMAEFTKAIGVSAGLTPNMTTEEAGADGEAAAAPTFEGTFQNGDVTIMPIQFLDNQTPVEKDTTEKAAPASKAWIWWLAGSLLFAIIAAGIIAYIIFLKRKEQLEEALEAEEQDFIPAEEALVNPEEHPDFNFQTDAFDLSEPELKARKESLKNKLGEMAKEDPGRAAAVIQKWLNERQE, via the coding sequence ATGGCAAAAATAAAAACAATGTATTCGAAATTGAAGAATTGGCACAAAGGCGCGATTTTAGTCGGCCTTTTTGTCGTAGTCACGGTGTTATTACTCTACATGAACACGCCCAAAACAGAAGTTACTCTTTATAAAAATTTATCCGAAACAAGCCAACAACAAGTCACCGATCAATTAGCCAAAATGGGCGTTGATTATACCGTCGACAAGAGCGGCAACATTTTAGTCGATGAAAAAGTGGAGACACTCGTTCGCGATAAATTCGCAGACCTAGGTATTCCATACACAGGCCAAGATGGCAATGACATTTTGCTAAATAGTTCGCTAGGAGCCAGCGAAGAAGATAAAAAAATGCAAGAAAAAGTCGGCACAAAAGTCAATTTAGAAAAAGAAATCGTTCAAAGTTACGGAACGACCGTGGACAGCGCCTCCGTTCAGCTAACATTACCAGAATCGAGCTCGATTTTTGAAGAAGCAAGTCAAAAAGGGACAGCCGCAGTAACACTAAAAACGAAAAACAACCAAACATTAACAAGCGAACAAGTTCTCGGTATCCAACGCACCGTCAGCGCAGCCGTACCAAACGTTGCTAGCGAAGACGTAGCGATTATCGATACGAAAAATGGCGTTATCTCAGAAGCAGACACATCCAAAGAAGAAGGCAGCTCGGCCTATAAAAATGAAGTCGACATCCAAAACGCCATCGGAAAAAATGTGAAAACAGACATTGAAGGCACACTTTCCAGCATTTTTGCCCTAGACAATTTCCGCGTGAATACCAATGTCACCGTTAATTTTGACGAAATTAAACAAAATACCGAACATTATCCAAGCGACGGCAAAGTCCGTAGCAATCAAAAAGATACATCAACCGACACATCCAAAGGTTCCGCAAACACAACCGAATCAGGCACCGCATCAAACGCTGATGTACCAAACTATACAGAACAAAACGGCGACGATACCAACACATACACAAGCGAAAAATCAAGCGAAACAACCAACTACGAACTAGACTCCACTATTCAAGAAATCAAAAAACACCCAGCCCTAGCAAAAACAAATGTCGTAGTCTGGGTTGATCAAAATGCTTTAAATAAAAATGGCGTGGACATGGCAGAATTTACAAAAGCAATTGGTGTTTCAGCTGGATTAACGCCCAATATGACTACCGAAGAAGCGGGCGCGGACGGAGAAGCAGCAGCCGCACCAACGTTCGAAGGTACATTCCAAAACGGTGATGTCACCATCATGCCAATCCAATTTTTAGATAACCAAACACCAGTAGAGAAAGACACCACAGAAAAAGCAGCACCAGCAAGCAAAGCATGGATTTGGTGGCTCGCAGGAAGTCTACTATTTGCTATTATCGCAGCGGGAATTATCGCTTACATCATCTTCCTTAAACGTAAAGAACAACTAGAAGAAGCTTTAGAAGCAGAAGAACAAGACTTTATCCCAGCCGAAGAGGCGCTAGTTAATCCGGAAGAACATCCAGATTTCAATTTCCAAACAGATGCATTCGATTTATCCGAACCAGAATTAAAAGCTCGCAAAGAAAGCTTGAAAAATAAACTCGGTGAAATGGCCAAAGAAGACCCAGGGCGCGCCGCAGCAGTCATCCAAAAATGGCTCAATGAAAGGCAGGAATAA
- a CDS encoding flagellar motor switch protein FliG, translating to MADTLKETLEETNAELETVEVEATEETTATQTYSGISRREKAALIIWSLDEQIATEVVDLLPDASKQRLAREMAKMKEMDGSAVEEATREFLGELELLSGGIAKLDREHLQRLFPDMTTEELNQLIYGVEAESRIGETALDILREIDDVDSLFTIISDESPQTIAMIASYMKPEEASKLLALLPEEKMINTVIGIASLEQFDSEVMQNVSNLLRIKLDTMSNSSLNKTDGIKNVANILNNVTRGLERTIFEHLDVEQAELSERIKEKMFMFEDIILLDNMTLQQVLAEIQDNNKIARALKNEKEELKEKILSCVSKNRRDMITEELEVLGPIRLSDVEQAQQDIANVVKNLEKDGKIVIQRGEQDVLI from the coding sequence ATGGCAGACACACTCAAAGAAACCTTAGAAGAAACAAACGCTGAATTAGAAACTGTTGAAGTAGAAGCAACAGAAGAAACAACAGCGACGCAAACCTATTCGGGTATTTCAAGACGTGAAAAAGCCGCACTTATTATTTGGAGCCTGGATGAACAAATCGCGACTGAAGTAGTTGATTTGCTTCCCGATGCATCCAAACAACGCCTTGCCCGTGAAATGGCCAAAATGAAAGAAATGGACGGTAGCGCAGTAGAAGAAGCAACTAGAGAATTTTTAGGAGAACTAGAACTTCTGTCTGGTGGCATTGCCAAACTCGACCGCGAACACTTACAACGCCTGTTCCCAGATATGACAACAGAAGAACTAAACCAACTGATTTACGGGGTAGAAGCAGAATCACGTATTGGCGAAACAGCGCTAGATATTTTACGCGAAATTGATGATGTTGACTCCTTGTTTACAATTATTAGTGATGAATCGCCGCAAACAATTGCGATGATTGCTTCGTACATGAAACCAGAAGAAGCATCGAAACTACTAGCTTTACTGCCAGAAGAAAAAATGATCAACACAGTTATTGGCATCGCGAGCTTAGAACAATTTGATAGTGAAGTCATGCAAAACGTATCTAACTTACTAAGAATTAAGCTCGACACAATGTCGAACAGCTCACTGAACAAAACTGACGGCATAAAAAATGTTGCCAACATCCTAAACAACGTTACGCGCGGTTTGGAACGTACGATTTTCGAACATCTAGACGTCGAACAAGCCGAACTTTCCGAACGCATCAAAGAGAAAATGTTTATGTTTGAAGATATTATTCTGCTTGATAACATGACCTTGCAACAAGTTCTGGCCGAAATTCAAGACAACAACAAAATCGCCCGAGCACTCAAAAACGAAAAAGAAGAACTCAAAGAAAAAATCCTTTCTTGCGTATCGAAAAACCGTCGCGATATGATTACCGAAGAACTAGAAGTCCTTGGCCCAATCAGACTTTCCGATGTCGAGCAAGCCCAACAAGATATCGCCAATGTCGTTAAAAATCTAGAAAAAGACGGCAAAATAGTTATCCAACGGGGGGAACAGGATGTCCTTATCTAA
- a CDS encoding FliH/SctL family protein encodes MSLSNPRIPKGKVTLSDVKMELYYLDDIEETEEVESPYSKELEQLETHQKELEKHLSAIEIEEQKLAQEKATLAAERQAIEELKRAAAVEIEAQKQAFEQEKTQIYLTITDFLWDESIDLAEKIVHQAIDTRQIEVLPMLTEVIEKLPVAFDKLNVTTHPETLKALKEENTGTKYDWLLENIHWNFDMRLDYGEFTVEEEKEYFDYRITEIFQTLHKQNAERKILGGDKP; translated from the coding sequence ATGTCCTTATCTAATCCACGAATCCCCAAAGGCAAAGTCACTTTATCTGATGTGAAAATGGAATTATATTATTTAGACGATATAGAAGAAACCGAAGAAGTGGAATCACCATACTCAAAAGAACTCGAACAACTAGAAACGCATCAAAAAGAACTCGAAAAACACTTATCCGCCATCGAAATCGAGGAACAAAAACTAGCCCAAGAAAAAGCGACACTTGCAGCAGAACGCCAAGCTATCGAAGAATTAAAGCGCGCCGCAGCAGTCGAAATCGAAGCGCAAAAACAAGCATTTGAACAAGAAAAAACACAAATTTACCTAACAATCACCGACTTCCTTTGGGATGAAAGCATCGATCTTGCAGAGAAAATTGTCCACCAAGCCATCGACACCCGCCAAATCGAAGTGTTACCAATGCTAACCGAAGTCATCGAAAAACTCCCAGTCGCTTTCGACAAATTAAACGTCACCACCCACCCAGAAACGTTAAAAGCCCTAAAAGAAGAAAACACCGGCACAAAATACGATTGGCTTTTAGAAAATATTCACTGGAACTTCGACATGCGACTGGATTACGGCGAATTTACCGTAGAAGAAGAAAAAGAATACTTCGACTACCGCATCACTGAAATTTTCCAAACATTACACAAACAAAACGCCGAACGGAAAATTCTAGGGGGCGATAAACCGTGA
- the fliI gene encoding flagellar protein export ATPase FliI codes for MSWSPKTEAWQELKNTVPYIQKGKIHTVQEQVYISKGPQVKIGDTVMVGENKVLCEVISIEKENNMLLPFNQSDKVAYGDWVYVTDTKITIPADEFLLGKVLNASGDILNEEAGTAKFKQKMPLEAPPIHAFSRAEITDTLETGIKAIDGMLTIGIGQKIGIFAGSGVGKSTLLGMIARNAKADINVIGLVGERGREVKDFLRKDLGEEGLRKSVIVAATSDESHLMQLRAAKLATSIAEHFRDQGKTVLLMMDSVTRFADARRSVDIAVKDLPIGGKTLLMESYMKKLLERSGKTQNGSITGIYTVLVDGDDMNGPVPDLARGILDGHIVLTRELATKNHYPAIDVLGSVSRVMEEIVPESQWKTASKIREWMSIYQENELYFKLGTIEQTSDNAAIFTSKEKSYFIHQFLKQLRDENVTLEETSKIMETLV; via the coding sequence GTGAGCTGGTCGCCAAAAACCGAAGCTTGGCAAGAACTAAAAAACACCGTCCCATACATCCAAAAAGGAAAAATCCACACAGTCCAAGAACAAGTATATATTTCCAAAGGCCCCCAAGTGAAAATTGGCGATACTGTCATGGTCGGTGAAAACAAAGTGCTCTGCGAAGTAATCTCCATTGAAAAAGAAAACAACATGCTGCTGCCATTTAATCAAAGTGATAAAGTAGCATATGGCGACTGGGTATACGTGACCGATACGAAAATCACTATCCCAGCCGACGAATTTCTCCTTGGAAAAGTTCTCAACGCATCCGGCGATATTTTAAACGAAGAAGCAGGCACGGCTAAATTTAAACAAAAAATGCCACTCGAAGCGCCGCCCATCCATGCTTTTAGCCGAGCAGAAATTACCGACACACTCGAAACTGGCATCAAAGCAATCGACGGAATGTTAACAATCGGCATCGGCCAAAAAATCGGTATTTTCGCCGGTTCAGGTGTTGGGAAATCTACCTTGCTTGGAATGATTGCTCGTAATGCCAAAGCTGATATAAACGTAATCGGCTTAGTCGGCGAGCGTGGTCGGGAAGTAAAAGATTTCTTGCGCAAAGACCTCGGGGAAGAAGGATTGCGTAAAAGCGTGATTGTTGCCGCCACATCAGACGAAAGCCACCTTATGCAACTGCGCGCCGCCAAACTAGCCACTTCGATTGCCGAACATTTCCGCGACCAAGGAAAAACTGTCCTTTTAATGATGGATTCCGTCACTCGTTTTGCCGATGCAAGAAGAAGTGTCGATATCGCCGTCAAAGATTTACCCATCGGCGGAAAAACCTTACTCATGGAATCGTACATGAAAAAACTACTCGAACGTTCTGGTAAAACGCAAAATGGTTCGATAACTGGGATTTATACCGTACTCGTAGACGGAGATGACATGAATGGTCCAGTACCCGATTTAGCGCGGGGGATTTTAGATGGGCACATCGTTTTAACCCGTGAACTGGCCACGAAAAATCACTATCCAGCCATCGATGTCCTCGGCTCCGTTAGCCGTGTGATGGAAGAAATCGTCCCAGAAAGCCAGTGGAAAACAGCGTCAAAAATTCGCGAATGGATGAGTATTTACCAAGAAAACGAACTGTATTTCAAACTAGGAACAATCGAGCAAACAAGTGATAATGCCGCCATTTTTACAAGTAAAGAGAAGTCTTATTTTATCCACCAATTTTTAAAACAGTTGCGGGATGAAAATGTCACGCTTGAGGAAACAAGTAAAATTATGGAAACGTTAGTATAA
- a CDS encoding lytic transglycosylase domain-containing protein, whose amino-acid sequence MNPVEQVMSARQAEFQSAFEAVKQSATTFETKLNERLNASTQAKTTSVQTVTDAELARAREAYEALINKSETSSTATTSSTTQATPTGELTNWNNYQIKPISAENEGKYSDLIKTAAAKYGVPEALIKRVIQVESNYNPNVVSSAGATGLMQLMSGSNRTDPATNIDAGTKELAGYIKKYDGDLKLALAAYNAGPGNVRKYGGVPPFKETQNYLKKIIG is encoded by the coding sequence ATGAATCCAGTAGAACAAGTAATGAGTGCTAGACAAGCCGAGTTTCAAAGCGCGTTCGAAGCAGTGAAACAATCGGCCACTACGTTTGAAACCAAATTAAACGAACGCTTAAACGCCAGCACTCAAGCCAAAACAACTAGCGTACAAACAGTCACCGACGCCGAACTAGCCCGCGCCCGAGAAGCGTATGAAGCGTTAATCAATAAATCCGAAACCAGTTCCACAGCAACCACATCAAGCACGACACAGGCAACACCAACTGGCGAGCTAACCAACTGGAACAACTACCAAATCAAACCAATCAGCGCTGAAAACGAAGGGAAATATAGCGATTTAATCAAAACAGCAGCAGCCAAATACGGCGTCCCAGAAGCGCTGATTAAACGCGTCATCCAAGTAGAATCCAACTATAACCCGAATGTTGTATCGAGCGCTGGCGCAACCGGCTTAATGCAACTAATGTCAGGATCCAACCGCACCGACCCAGCTACCAATATTGATGCTGGAACAAAAGAGCTTGCAGGCTACATCAAAAAATACGATGGCGACCTAAAACTAGCTTTAGCAGCCTATAACGCCGGACCAGGAAATGTCCGCAAATACGGCGGCGTTCCACCATTCAAAGAAACACAAAATTATTTAAAGAAAATTATCGGGTAA
- the lftR gene encoding PadR family transcriptional regulator LftR (act as a regulator of LieAB which is involved in aurantimycin A resistance): MKGLTELLKGSLEGMILERISRGETYGYEITKYLNDLGFDEIVEGTVYTILVRLEKKGLVEIEKKKSELGPPRKFYTLSPAGEEELAIFWKRWDFIQGKIMQVKGGQA, translated from the coding sequence ATGAAAGGACTTACCGAGTTACTCAAAGGTAGTTTAGAAGGAATGATATTGGAGCGAATTTCTAGAGGAGAAACTTACGGCTATGAAATCACCAAGTACCTCAATGACCTAGGCTTTGACGAAATCGTCGAAGGAACCGTCTACACTATTCTCGTCCGCCTGGAGAAAAAAGGGCTAGTCGAGATAGAAAAGAAAAAATCAGAATTAGGTCCACCACGAAAATTTTACACATTAAGCCCAGCTGGCGAAGAAGAATTAGCGATTTTTTGGAAGCGTTGGGACTTTATTCAAGGAAAAATCATGCAAGTTAAAGGAGGGCAAGCGTAA
- a CDS encoding DUF1048 domain-containing protein, with product MFKWFTKYREEKRDYKLYKKRIDALPEDYKTAMKAIETYLWNFAKGAGMFEILKNVLEMFENAAADKLELKAVVGDDLAEFADNLLSEYPEETWMDNQRKKLRDSIK from the coding sequence ATGTTTAAATGGTTTACAAAATACCGCGAAGAAAAACGAGACTATAAACTGTATAAAAAACGGATAGATGCTTTGCCAGAGGACTATAAAACCGCAATGAAAGCTATCGAAACCTATTTATGGAACTTTGCAAAAGGCGCAGGGATGTTCGAAATCTTAAAAAACGTCCTTGAAATGTTCGAAAACGCCGCCGCTGACAAGCTAGAACTGAAAGCCGTCGTTGGTGACGACCTAGCCGAATTCGCAGACAACCTACTAAGTGAATATCCAGAAGAAACATGGATGGACAATCAACGAAAAAAACTGCGTGATTCGATTAAATAA